In Amycolatopsis jiangsuensis, the following proteins share a genomic window:
- the eccB gene encoding type VII secretion protein EccB, whose protein sequence is MATARDRLQAHQFLLQRTVSALVTRETDPEQPPFRLPSGAAVGGVVLAVIGLAAAGVYGLLSPGGDRSWQDGKSVVVEKETGTRYVYLNGKLDPVANYASALLALGTHAPTASVSANSLAGVPRGPRIGIQDAPDALPGADRVLTGGWTLCSQPGTDLAGASTYRSALFTGHQPPGGTPLGERGLLVRTPESGDEYLVSGGYRHRIAAEDAVTVGLALGSAPVSRVGAAVVDVLPEGAPVLPIPVPDAGKPSQAVPGRPDVLAGQLLALENQHYLAESGQLRPISPLEYEIQRAYRPTTVAYGGAEPFPVRLSPIELSGAKVADRPAKSGRDLPSARPEFAPAVDDHVCLAFDPASFVPRVSVDAVLPEPATTTAGRTTGGVALADQVVVPPGTAAVVEVLASERAPAGTYAVVTDLGRAYPLGSADVLGYLGYTGIRPVRIPAALMARVPQGPGLDHDAAMRQW, encoded by the coding sequence GTGGCCACCGCACGTGATCGGCTCCAAGCCCACCAATTCCTGCTGCAGCGCACGGTGTCCGCACTGGTGACCAGGGAAACCGACCCGGAACAGCCACCGTTCCGGCTTCCCTCAGGCGCGGCCGTCGGCGGGGTCGTGCTCGCAGTCATCGGTCTCGCCGCAGCCGGCGTGTACGGACTACTCTCCCCTGGTGGCGACCGCAGCTGGCAGGACGGCAAATCCGTGGTGGTGGAAAAGGAAACCGGGACCCGCTACGTCTACCTCAACGGCAAACTCGACCCAGTGGCGAACTACGCGTCCGCGCTGCTGGCTCTCGGCACACACGCGCCTACAGCGTCGGTGTCGGCCAATTCGCTCGCCGGCGTTCCGCGCGGCCCGCGGATCGGCATCCAGGACGCGCCGGACGCCCTTCCCGGCGCGGACCGCGTGCTCACCGGTGGCTGGACGCTGTGCTCCCAGCCCGGCACCGACCTCGCCGGCGCGAGCACCTACCGGTCGGCCTTGTTCACCGGCCACCAACCGCCCGGCGGAACTCCGCTCGGCGAGCGCGGACTGCTCGTGCGTACGCCGGAAAGTGGTGACGAATACCTGGTGTCCGGCGGGTACCGGCACCGGATCGCAGCCGAGGACGCGGTCACCGTCGGGCTGGCGCTGGGGTCGGCTCCAGTCAGCCGGGTCGGCGCCGCGGTCGTCGACGTGCTTCCCGAGGGCGCTCCGGTACTGCCGATCCCGGTGCCCGACGCGGGAAAGCCGTCGCAGGCGGTGCCCGGACGCCCGGACGTACTGGCCGGGCAGCTGCTCGCCCTGGAAAATCAGCACTACCTGGCGGAAAGTGGGCAGCTTCGACCGATTTCCCCACTGGAGTACGAGATCCAGCGCGCCTACCGCCCGACCACCGTGGCCTATGGCGGCGCGGAACCGTTCCCGGTACGGCTCAGCCCGATCGAGCTGAGCGGCGCGAAGGTCGCCGATCGCCCGGCGAAGTCCGGCCGGGACCTGCCCTCGGCGCGGCCGGAATTCGCCCCGGCCGTGGACGACCATGTCTGCCTGGCCTTCGACCCGGCGTCGTTCGTGCCCCGGGTGAGCGTGGACGCCGTCCTCCCCGAACCGGCGACGACCACCGCGGGCCGCACCACCGGCGGCGTCGCCCTGGCCGACCAGGTCGTGGTGCCGCCAGGGACGGCGGCGGTCGTCGAAGTCCTGGCGAGCGAACGCGCTCCGGCCGGCACCTACGCCGTGGTGACCGATCTGGGCCGGGCCTACCCGCTGGGCAGCGCGGACGTGCTGGGATATCTGGGATACACCGGGATCCGACCGGTCCGCATACCGGCCGCGCTGATGGCCCGGGTACCGCAGGGACCAGGACTGGACCACGACGCGGCGATGCGGCAGTGGTGA
- the eccD gene encoding type VII secretion integral membrane protein EccD produces MPTIGLVRVTVAAPARRVDLTLPERSPIAELLPGLLQHAGEQLADQGVAHGGWVLRRADGTTLDGAGTLSSHHVLDGEVLNLVPARTEWPELEYDDLVAAIAAGAERAGSAWEPAHTRRAGLVAGGAAALLALVAVLTAGPPWPGPAACALGGAALLLVAGVALARAAGDAGAGAILGAIALPFAFAGGGLLFAADRSLTGLGAPQLIAAGAALLLAAVLGLLGVVERPALFIAGATTGLLTVLGGWLATMGQIGGTGAAAIVAGAVLVFSPLLAPLSIRAARMPIPVLPRGTADLLRDEPQPPRAAVYATVVRADGLLTGLICGLVLTVVPANFLLVRDGGTAELVVTGLLTAGFTLRARLHPVLVQRIALLVAAGSGAAALTLGPLLAAGPLRAAYPVLLGLSTVIVLVGLRHSTHESSPRWGRYAELLEVAVVLAVIPVVCAVLGLYGYLRGLGG; encoded by the coding sequence ATGCCCACCATCGGCCTCGTCCGGGTGACGGTGGCGGCACCGGCCCGCCGCGTCGATCTGACCCTGCCGGAACGGTCCCCGATCGCCGAGCTGCTGCCCGGCCTGCTCCAGCACGCCGGGGAACAGCTGGCCGACCAGGGGGTGGCCCACGGCGGCTGGGTGCTCCGCCGCGCGGACGGCACCACCCTCGACGGCGCCGGCACGCTGTCCTCGCACCACGTACTCGACGGCGAGGTGCTCAACCTCGTCCCGGCACGCACCGAATGGCCCGAACTCGAGTACGACGACCTGGTCGCCGCGATCGCGGCCGGAGCGGAACGAGCCGGCAGCGCGTGGGAACCGGCGCACACCCGCCGGGCCGGACTCGTCGCGGGAGGGGCGGCTGCGCTGCTGGCGCTCGTCGCGGTCCTCACCGCCGGGCCGCCGTGGCCCGGCCCGGCCGCCTGCGCGCTCGGTGGCGCCGCGCTGCTGCTCGTCGCGGGCGTCGCGCTGGCCCGGGCGGCGGGCGACGCCGGGGCGGGCGCGATCCTCGGCGCGATCGCGTTGCCGTTCGCCTTCGCCGGCGGAGGGTTGCTCTTCGCCGCCGACCGGTCGCTCACCGGGCTCGGTGCACCCCAGCTGATCGCGGCCGGGGCGGCTTTGCTGCTCGCGGCGGTGCTCGGCCTGCTCGGCGTCGTCGAACGTCCGGCTCTGTTCATCGCCGGCGCCACGACCGGGCTCCTGACCGTGCTCGGCGGCTGGCTGGCGACGATGGGCCAGATCGGCGGCACGGGAGCGGCCGCGATCGTCGCGGGCGCCGTGCTCGTCTTTTCCCCGCTGCTCGCCCCGCTGTCCATCCGCGCCGCACGGATGCCGATTCCGGTGCTGCCGCGAGGCACGGCCGACCTCCTGCGCGACGAGCCCCAGCCGCCGCGCGCCGCCGTGTACGCCACCGTCGTGCGCGCCGACGGTCTGCTCACCGGTCTCATCTGCGGGCTCGTCCTGACTGTCGTCCCGGCGAACTTCCTGCTGGTTCGCGACGGTGGAACCGCCGAGCTGGTGGTCACGGGGCTGCTCACCGCGGGGTTCACTCTGCGTGCCAGGTTGCACCCGGTGCTGGTGCAGCGAATCGCTCTGCTGGTCGCCGCCGGATCCGGTGCGGCCGCGTTGACGCTCGGGCCGCTTCTCGCTGCCGGACCGCTGCGAGCCGCTTACCCGGTCCTGTTGGGACTGTCCACAGTGATCGTTTTGGTCGGACTCCGTCACAGTACCCACGAGTCGAGTCCGCGGTGGGGCCGCTACGCCGAACTTCTGGAGGTCGCGGTCGTGCTGGCCGTGATCCCGGTGGTGTGTGCGGTACTCGGGCTGTACGGCTACCTGCGCGGGCTGGGAGGTTGA
- a CDS encoding protein kinase domain-containing protein, translated as MASSSGWTPLGSGPVATVYSGLHRGLPVALKVFPSRFDRSTLSTVDKQRGRLREVGSVLPVHGIDRLPDGRHALRMELCPQSLAALLSRVGRLGPMDTVVLGHAVATALAGAHAAGVVHGGVKPSNVLFRSSGQPVLADFGIALRQAFPRDPVESLEYLAPETLRTQTLDERSDLYGLGALLHVVLTGRHPLPSHLGEPVGERVLRLLRTPVPAIHEPGVPVELSTVVGRLLAPDPAHRPADAAWVAARLGEMIARLSSAMSAPGSAGAGLPVGPGPIGLAGPGAMGPAGPGLAGPGAVPPGPMDSVSVGPGSVFGGASSSDSEAPGMASPETGLGSGAAEAASGGSGSVGTASAGAGPAESVSRVPASAESVSAGGSQQESGAPVSLPPGSVAAASESPGHVDPVPPASGAVGAVPPALAEPASPDVRPVPGDSQAAAEEAAFDDFGDLSAADDFTELGAADDFAALAAEEGVPELGAEGDFAEVSPAAALPASAVAELPAGPRGPGYAGPQPASGAWGGAGHPGNSAGHGAPEGAGASEDSPAWDAVKYPGTPASQAPEGQFPGAPRSGAAGSEVPGPDGAAAEPGTQRVPQETRGGRRVRPDFVVGGIVLVAVVGVGLAMVLSGGSDDLTTTARTPPPAPSSAAASPAVDVRLEQPADHGKQVTLTWTSSSDTVDYAVIVAPEGEPNRAVLAQRQHSLTVPVDPLRRYCFEVQATDSQAVYHSEPQAIRGATCHR; from the coding sequence GTGGCCTCCTCCAGCGGCTGGACCCCACTCGGCAGCGGTCCGGTCGCCACTGTCTACTCCGGACTGCATCGCGGTCTTCCGGTGGCGCTCAAAGTGTTCCCCTCGCGGTTCGACCGTTCCACTCTGTCCACAGTGGATAAGCAACGCGGTCGCCTTCGCGAAGTGGGCTCGGTGCTGCCGGTGCACGGCATCGACCGGCTGCCCGACGGCAGGCACGCGCTGCGGATGGAGCTGTGCCCGCAGTCGCTGGCCGCCCTGCTGTCCCGGGTGGGTCGCCTGGGACCGATGGACACGGTGGTCCTGGGCCACGCGGTGGCCACGGCGCTGGCCGGAGCCCACGCCGCCGGCGTGGTACACGGCGGGGTGAAGCCGTCGAACGTGCTGTTCCGCTCGTCCGGCCAGCCGGTGCTGGCGGACTTCGGGATCGCGCTGCGCCAGGCGTTCCCGCGCGACCCGGTGGAGTCCCTGGAGTATCTGGCGCCGGAGACGCTGCGCACCCAGACCCTGGACGAGCGCAGCGATCTCTACGGTCTGGGCGCCCTGCTGCACGTCGTGCTGACCGGCCGCCACCCGCTGCCGAGCCACCTGGGCGAACCGGTGGGTGAACGCGTGCTGCGCCTGCTGCGCACCCCGGTACCGGCCATCCACGAACCGGGCGTACCGGTGGAACTGTCCACAGTGGTCGGACGCCTGCTGGCTCCGGACCCGGCCCACCGCCCCGCCGACGCGGCCTGGGTAGCCGCCCGCCTCGGCGAGATGATTGCCCGGCTTTCGTCAGCCATGTCCGCCCCGGGATCGGCGGGGGCGGGGCTTCCGGTGGGGCCGGGGCCGATAGGGCTGGCGGGGCCCGGGGCGATGGGACCGGCGGGGCCTGGGCTGGCGGGGCCGGGGGCGGTGCCGCCGGGACCGATGGACTCGGTGTCAGTGGGCCCGGGGTCGGTGTTCGGAGGGGCTTCCTCCTCGGATTCCGAAGCTCCGGGGATGGCGTCCCCGGAGACCGGACTGGGGTCAGGGGCTGCAGAAGCCGCGTCTGGTGGGTCCGGATCTGTGGGGACTGCGTCCGCTGGAGCCGGGCCTGCGGAATCTGTGTCCCGAGTGCCTGCGTCCGCAGAATCTGTATCGGCGGGGGGTTCGCAGCAGGAGTCCGGGGCGCCGGTTTCGCTGCCACCGGGGTCTGTGGCAGCGGCCTCCGAGTCGCCGGGACACGTGGATCCGGTTCCACCGGCTTCGGGGGCGGTAGGTGCTGTGCCGCCGGCACTGGCGGAGCCTGCGTCGCCGGACGTTCGGCCTGTTCCCGGGGATTCCCAGGCAGCAGCGGAAGAAGCGGCCTTCGACGACTTCGGGGACCTGAGCGCGGCGGACGACTTCACGGAGTTGGGCGCGGCGGACGACTTCGCGGCGCTGGCGGCGGAGGAGGGAGTCCCGGAGCTGGGCGCGGAGGGCGACTTCGCGGAAGTGTCGCCGGCCGCCGCACTGCCCGCGTCGGCGGTCGCGGAGTTGCCCGCTGGGCCGCGGGGGCCGGGGTACGCGGGGCCACAGCCCGCTTCGGGTGCGTGGGGTGGGGCTGGGCATCCCGGGAACTCCGCTGGGCATGGCGCGCCGGAGGGGGCCGGGGCTTCGGAGGACTCGCCTGCGTGGGACGCGGTGAAGTACCCCGGAACTCCTGCCTCGCAGGCCCCGGAAGGACAGTTCCCTGGTGCGCCGCGGAGTGGAGCTGCGGGTTCCGAGGTGCCCGGGCCGGACGGAGCGGCCGCGGAGCCGGGCACCCAGCGCGTCCCGCAGGAGACGCGGGGCGGGCGGCGGGTGCGGCCGGACTTCGTCGTCGGGGGGATCGTGCTGGTGGCGGTGGTCGGGGTGGGGCTGGCCATGGTGCTCAGCGGAGGCTCCGACGACCTCACCACCACGGCGCGGACGCCCCCACCCGCGCCGTCCTCGGCGGCTGCTTCCCCGGCGGTCGACGTCCGGCTGGAGCAGCCCGCCGATCACGGCAAACAGGTCACGCTCACCTGGACCAGCAGTTCCGACACGGTCGACTACGCGGTGATCGTCGCCCCCGAAGGCGAACCGAACCGCGCGGTGCTCGCGCAGCGCCAACACAGCCTGACGGTCCCGGTCGACCCGCTCCGACGCTACTGCTTCGAGGTACAGGCGACCGACAGCCAGGCCGTCTACCACAGCGAACCGCAAGCCATCCGCGGCGCGACCTGCCACCGCTGA